A DNA window from Streptomyces sp. 71268 contains the following coding sequences:
- a CDS encoding acyl carrier protein encodes MDTENSEANLDGAKLREDLAAATPEQREALLRETVRAQLASILPEATIEDDSNFLESGLTSLTALELTRNLMTLTDVEIPLVAVLEYPTPATLGHYLAEAFAAVAEGDAAPAGTAAE; translated from the coding sequence ATGGACACCGAAAACAGCGAGGCCAACCTCGACGGCGCCAAGCTCCGCGAGGACCTCGCCGCCGCCACCCCCGAGCAGCGCGAGGCGCTGTTGCGCGAGACGGTGCGCGCCCAGCTCGCGAGCATCCTGCCCGAGGCCACCATCGAGGACGACAGCAACTTCCTGGAGAGCGGGCTCACCTCGCTCACCGCGCTGGAGCTGACCCGCAACCTGATGACGCTCACCGACGTGGAGATCCCCCTCGTCGCCGTCCTGGAGTACCCGACCCCGGCCACCCTGGGCCACTACCTGGCCGAGGCGTTCGCGGCGGTGGCCGAGGGCGACGCGGCCCCCGCCGGCACCGCCGCCGAGTAG
- a CDS encoding DinB family protein has translation MIEPNPKADLLRYLREARDALVWKLDGLSEHDIRRPLTPTGTNLLGLVKHVAGVELGYLGDTFGRPFFDEEPPTWWYTEETEPNSDMWATADESREDIVELYRQAWKHSDSTIATLTLDAIGRVPWWPEERREVTLHHILVRVISDTQRHAGHADIVRELIDGSVGYLQGKGNMPPGDQAWWEGHRLRLERVAREVNG, from the coding sequence ATGATCGAACCGAACCCGAAAGCGGACCTTCTCCGATACCTGCGAGAGGCGCGTGATGCCCTGGTGTGGAAGCTCGATGGGCTCTCGGAGCACGACATCCGCCGTCCGCTGACCCCCACGGGCACGAACCTGTTGGGGCTGGTCAAACATGTCGCCGGCGTGGAACTGGGGTATCTCGGTGACACGTTCGGGCGGCCGTTCTTCGACGAGGAGCCGCCGACCTGGTGGTATACCGAGGAAACAGAACCCAACTCAGACATGTGGGCCACCGCAGACGAGTCGCGCGAAGACATCGTCGAGCTGTATCGGCAGGCATGGAAGCACTCCGACAGCACGATCGCGACGCTCACGCTGGATGCGATCGGCCGTGTCCCGTGGTGGCCTGAGGAACGTCGAGAGGTGACACTGCACCACATCCTGGTGCGCGTGATCTCAGATACTCAGCGGCATGCCGGTCACGCGGACATCGTGCGAGAGCTCATCGACGGATCTGTCGGGTATTTGCAGGGCAAGGGCAACATGCCGCCAGGTGATCAGGCATGGTGGGAGGGCCACCGGCTCCGATTGGAGCGCGTGGCGCGGGAAGTCAACGGCTGA
- a CDS encoding MFS transporter, translating to MTAAPPPAPPGPALSRRFLLLLALTCAVAVGNLYFAQALTPLAAEGLGVSTGAATLAVTATQVGYAAGNYLLVPLGDRFPHRRLLTVLLCLTGLGLLVAGLAPGLPVLVTASAAVGLTSVAASVVGPLAAGLVAPGRRGEVSGMLASGAIGGMLLSRAFGGSLAEAWGWRAPYLVAAAVMLLLAWVLAAALPVRPAPAAGRPYRALLAEPLRLLRTEPELRRSSFYQATVFAGFSAVWTGVVLLLTGPAYGLGAPAAGLLALVGAATMVCTPLAGRLTDRRGPDLVNLVCLVGTLASAVVLAVGALGGAAGMAALVVGTLLLDVAMQCGMVANTTRVYALRADARSRLTTAYMTCAYLGGSAGSWLGARAFDAAGWPGVCALLALCAVAALARHLAAVARQRTGPRAGRADSPAPGAGPKSWRGTR from the coding sequence ATGACAGCAGCGCCACCACCAGCCCCACCCGGTCCCGCCCTGAGCCGGCGGTTCCTCCTCCTGCTCGCGCTCACCTGCGCCGTGGCCGTGGGCAACCTCTACTTCGCGCAGGCCCTGACCCCGCTCGCGGCCGAGGGGCTCGGCGTCTCCACGGGCGCCGCGACGCTCGCGGTCACCGCCACCCAGGTGGGTTACGCGGCCGGCAACTACCTCCTCGTACCGCTGGGCGACCGGTTCCCGCACCGACGCCTGCTGACGGTCCTGCTCTGCCTGACCGGCCTCGGGCTGCTCGTGGCGGGCCTCGCCCCCGGGCTGCCGGTGCTCGTCACCGCCTCCGCCGCCGTGGGCCTGACCAGCGTCGCCGCGTCCGTGGTGGGCCCGCTCGCCGCGGGGTTGGTCGCGCCCGGCCGGCGCGGCGAGGTGTCCGGGATGCTGGCCAGCGGTGCCATCGGCGGGATGCTGTTGTCGCGCGCGTTCGGCGGTTCGCTCGCCGAGGCGTGGGGCTGGCGGGCCCCCTACCTGGTCGCCGCGGCCGTGATGCTGCTGCTGGCCTGGGTGCTCGCGGCGGCGCTTCCCGTCCGGCCCGCCCCGGCGGCCGGCCGGCCGTACCGCGCCCTGCTCGCCGAACCGCTGCGGCTGCTGCGCACCGAGCCGGAGCTGCGGCGCTCGAGCTTCTACCAGGCGACGGTGTTCGCCGGGTTCTCGGCGGTGTGGACGGGCGTCGTGCTGCTGCTGACCGGCCCGGCGTACGGGCTCGGCGCCCCGGCCGCGGGCCTGCTCGCCCTGGTGGGGGCGGCCACCATGGTGTGTACGCCGCTGGCCGGCCGGCTCACCGACCGGCGCGGCCCCGACCTGGTCAACCTGGTCTGCCTGGTGGGAACGCTCGCCTCCGCCGTGGTGCTGGCGGTCGGGGCGCTGGGTGGGGCGGCGGGCATGGCGGCGCTCGTCGTCGGCACGCTGCTGCTCGACGTGGCGATGCAGTGCGGGATGGTCGCCAACACGACCCGCGTCTACGCGCTGCGCGCCGACGCCCGCAGCCGCCTCACCACGGCCTACATGACCTGCGCCTACCTGGGTGGCAGCGCCGGGTCCTGGCTGGGCGCGCGGGCCTTCGACGCGGCGGGCTGGCCTGGGGTGTGCGCGCTGCTGGCGCTGTGCGCGGTGGCGGCCCTGGCCCGGCATCTGGCGGCTGTCGCGCGGCAGCGGACCGGCCCGCGCGCCGGACGGGCCGACTCGCCCGCACCCGGCGCCGGCCCGAAGAGCTGGCGGGGGACCCGTTGA
- a CDS encoding helix-turn-helix domain-containing protein, with product MISFVMGVEDLADTRFALSPLAETVCSLRVLREPGLSALHLPWRRAVIGGLGALDTELLLSLVARRHTLPDFLTPRPTTHFASFAEELAVVRRTPPALVRRDLRDTHAPDPLPAPLRAAADGTDAEVVALREAVCDLLDGYWSAAVEPWWPRIRLVLEADMTYRARQLATGGARLLFADLHPDVRWRDGALEMRGMIGDGFRTRAAGRGLLLVPLVFAHKPAPPVTEHVAPALAYPSRGVATLWAEAPSAAPPGALAELVGAVRARLLAQLAEPLATVEIARRFQVTPSAVSQHLRVLFATGLVTRARHGRQVLYRRTPLADQLLGGESAP from the coding sequence ATGATCAGCTTCGTGATGGGGGTCGAGGACCTCGCCGACACCCGGTTCGCGCTGTCGCCGCTGGCCGAGACGGTGTGCAGCCTGCGCGTGCTGCGCGAGCCCGGGCTGTCCGCGCTGCACCTGCCCTGGCGCCGAGCGGTCATCGGCGGGTTGGGCGCGCTGGACACGGAGTTGCTGCTGTCGCTGGTCGCGCGGCGGCACACCCTGCCGGACTTCCTCACCCCGCGACCGACCACCCACTTCGCGTCCTTCGCCGAGGAACTGGCCGTCGTGCGCCGCACTCCCCCCGCGCTCGTACGCCGCGACCTGCGCGACACGCACGCACCCGATCCGCTGCCGGCGCCGCTACGGGCCGCGGCGGACGGCACCGACGCGGAGGTGGTCGCCCTCCGCGAGGCCGTCTGCGACCTGCTCGATGGCTACTGGAGCGCGGCCGTCGAGCCGTGGTGGCCGCGGATCCGCCTCGTGCTGGAGGCTGACATGACCTACCGGGCGCGCCAACTGGCCACCGGTGGGGCGCGGCTGTTGTTCGCCGACCTCCACCCCGACGTGCGGTGGCGGGACGGCGCGCTGGAGATGCGCGGGATGATCGGCGACGGCTTCCGTACCCGGGCCGCCGGGCGGGGGCTGTTGCTGGTCCCCCTGGTGTTCGCGCACAAGCCCGCGCCGCCCGTGACGGAGCACGTCGCGCCGGCGTTGGCCTACCCCAGTCGCGGGGTGGCGACGCTGTGGGCCGAGGCGCCGTCAGCCGCGCCGCCGGGGGCGCTCGCGGAGCTGGTCGGGGCGGTGCGGGCGCGGCTGCTCGCGCAGTTGGCCGAGCCGCTGGCCACCGTGGAGATCGCGCGCCGCTTCCAGGTCACGCCGAGCGCGGTCTCCCAGCACCTGCGCGTCCTCTTCGCGACGGGACTCGTCACCCGGGCCCGGCACGGACGGCAGGTGCTGTACCGGCGCACGCCGCTCGCGGACCAGTTGCTGGGCGGCGAGAGCGCGCCCTGA
- a CDS encoding AAA family ATPase, which yields MLVIVCGLPATGKTTLARTLARQIGAVHVRVDTIEQAIVRSGLAAHPVGPAGYAVAYALAEEHLRQGLTVIAESVSPLAVTRDAWRSVAERTATPVVEAEIVCSDPTEHRRRAEHRAVDIPDLPLPDWDAITHRPYEPWHREHLVLDTAGRDVAACVADLHQALSEARVPPATG from the coding sequence ATGCTCGTGATCGTCTGTGGCCTGCCCGCGACGGGGAAGACAACCCTGGCCCGAACCCTGGCCCGCCAGATCGGCGCCGTTCACGTGCGCGTGGACACCATCGAGCAGGCGATCGTCCGTTCCGGGCTGGCCGCCCACCCCGTGGGCCCGGCCGGATACGCCGTCGCCTACGCCCTGGCCGAGGAGCACCTGCGACAGGGGCTCACCGTGATCGCCGAGTCCGTGAGCCCGCTGGCTGTCACCCGCGACGCCTGGCGGAGCGTCGCCGAGCGCACCGCTACCCCCGTGGTCGAGGCCGAGATCGTCTGTTCCGACCCGACCGAACATCGCCGCCGGGCCGAACACCGCGCGGTCGACATCCCCGACCTGCCCCTCCCGGACTGGGACGCCATCACGCACCGCCCGTACGAACCCTGGCACCGCGAGCACCTCGTGCTCGACACCGCCGGTCGCGACGTCGCCGCCTGCGTCGCCGACCTCCATCAGGCGCTCAGCGAGGCCAGGGTCCCGCCCGCCACGGGTTGA
- a CDS encoding cytochrome P450 translates to MYPPVSRFDDVTKINLTDLAFWSQPFGDRDAAFAALRRAPGPMHFREPAMPGYPHGSGYYALVHHADIAEVSRRPQDFCSAPTGISIVDLPQEFNNFFGSMINMDNPQHARLRRIVSRAFGRGMAAEFEAASRKAARQIVDDLIATGPCDFVRQAAAIMPIAVLSGMMGIPPSDYEFIYDRSNIIVGTFDPEYVPRLDQATPALLRTSRELGDYIARLAADRMKNPTDDLITRLVHAEIDGERLTPEELSSFFILLVIAGMETTRNALSRGLVLLTEHPEQRELLLSDFDAYAPRAVEEILRMATPINWMRRTAARECEVGGHTFAKGDKVLLFYCSANRDEKVFADPYTFDITRDPNPHLTFGSVGPHFCLGAHLARMEVTVFFRELFGRLPHIRSEGEPRRLVASFVEAIKHVRCVF, encoded by the coding sequence ATGTACCCACCCGTCTCCAGGTTCGACGACGTCACCAAGATCAACCTCACGGACCTCGCCTTCTGGTCGCAGCCGTTCGGTGATCGCGACGCGGCCTTCGCCGCGCTGCGCAGGGCGCCGGGCCCGATGCACTTCCGTGAGCCCGCGATGCCCGGGTATCCGCACGGGTCCGGCTATTACGCGCTGGTGCACCACGCCGACATCGCCGAGGTGAGTCGACGGCCGCAGGACTTCTGCTCCGCGCCGACCGGGATCAGCATCGTGGACCTGCCGCAGGAGTTCAACAACTTCTTCGGCTCGATGATCAACATGGACAATCCGCAGCACGCGCGACTGCGCCGGATCGTCTCCCGCGCCTTCGGGCGCGGCATGGCGGCGGAGTTCGAGGCGGCGTCGCGGAAGGCGGCCCGGCAGATCGTCGACGACCTCATAGCGACCGGCCCGTGTGACTTCGTACGCCAGGCCGCCGCCATCATGCCGATAGCCGTACTGAGCGGAATGATGGGCATTCCCCCCAGTGACTACGAGTTCATCTACGACCGCTCGAACATCATCGTCGGCACCTTCGACCCGGAGTACGTGCCCCGCCTCGACCAGGCGACGCCGGCCCTGTTGCGCACCTCGCGCGAGCTGGGCGACTACATCGCCCGGCTCGCCGCCGACCGGATGAAGAATCCCACCGACGACCTCATCACCCGCCTGGTGCACGCCGAGATCGACGGCGAGCGGCTGACCCCCGAGGAACTGTCCTCCTTCTTCATCCTCCTGGTCATCGCGGGCATGGAGACCACCCGCAACGCGCTCTCCCGTGGTCTGGTGCTGCTGACCGAACACCCGGAGCAGCGGGAGTTGCTGCTCTCCGACTTCGACGCGTACGCGCCGCGCGCCGTCGAGGAGATCCTGCGCATGGCGACCCCCATCAACTGGATGCGCCGGACGGCGGCCCGCGAGTGCGAGGTGGGCGGACACACCTTCGCCAAGGGCGACAAGGTCCTGCTCTTCTACTGCTCGGCCAACAGGGACGAGAAGGTGTTCGCGGACCCGTACACGTTCGACATCACCCGGGACCCCAACCCGCACCTGACCTTCGGCTCCGTCGGGCCGCACTTCTGCCTCGGCGCCCACCTGGCCCGCATGGAGGTCACCGTCTTCTTCCGCGAACTCTTCGGACGGTTGCCGCACATCCGCAGCGAAGGCGAGCCCAGGCGGCTGGTCGCCAGTTTCGTGGAGGCCATCAAGCACGTGCGGTGCGTGTTCTAG